A single region of the Pseudomonas sp. VD-NE ins genome encodes:
- the hemN gene encoding oxygen-independent coproporphyrinogen III oxidase, whose protein sequence is MLDAIRWDSDLIRRYDLAGPRYTSYPTAVQFHGQVGTFDLFHALRDSRKVLRPLSLYVHVPFCANICYYCACNKVITKDRGRALPYLQRLEQEIQLIACHLDPAQKVEQLHFGGGTPTFLSHDELRQLMAHLRKHFNLLDDDSGDYGIEIDPREADWSTMGLLRELGFNRVSIGLQDLDPAVQRAVNRLQSLEETRAVIDAARTLQFRSINIDLIYGLPKQTPENFAHTVEEVISLQPDRLSVFNYAHLPERFMPQRRINGNELPAPAQKLEMLERTIEQLTAAGYRYIGMDHFALPDDELAIAQEEETLQRNFQGYTTHGHCDLIGLGVSAISQIGDLYCQNSSDLNEYQNTLAAAQLATSRGLVCNADDRLRRAVIQQLICNFSLEFAEIEQQFNIDFQGYFGALWPQLQGMANDGLIELDRERIVVLPAGRLLVRSVCMVFDAYLEQQNRQRFSRVI, encoded by the coding sequence ATGCTCGACGCCATTCGTTGGGACTCTGATCTGATCCGCCGCTACGACCTGGCGGGGCCGCGCTACACCTCTTATCCGACGGCCGTGCAATTTCACGGTCAGGTCGGCACCTTCGACCTGTTCCATGCCCTGCGCGACAGCCGCAAGGTCCTACGCCCCTTGTCGCTGTACGTGCACGTGCCGTTCTGCGCGAACATTTGCTACTACTGCGCCTGCAACAAAGTCATCACCAAGGATCGCGGCCGCGCGCTGCCATACTTGCAGCGGCTGGAGCAGGAGATCCAGTTGATCGCCTGCCACCTCGACCCCGCGCAGAAAGTCGAGCAGCTGCACTTTGGCGGTGGCACGCCGACCTTTCTCAGCCACGACGAACTGCGGCAGTTGATGGCGCACCTGCGCAAGCATTTCAATCTGCTGGATGACGACTCCGGCGACTACGGCATCGAGATCGACCCGCGCGAAGCCGACTGGTCGACCATGGGCCTGCTGCGCGAACTCGGTTTCAACCGGGTCAGCATCGGCCTGCAAGACCTCGATCCGGCGGTGCAGCGTGCGGTCAATCGCCTGCAAAGTCTGGAAGAAACCCGCGCGGTGATCGATGCGGCGCGCACCCTGCAATTTCGCTCGATCAATATCGACCTTATTTACGGGTTGCCCAAGCAGACCCCGGAAAACTTCGCTCACACGGTCGAGGAAGTCATCAGCCTGCAACCGGACCGGCTCTCGGTGTTCAACTACGCGCACCTGCCGGAGCGCTTCATGCCGCAGCGGCGGATCAATGGCAATGAGTTGCCGGCGCCCGCGCAGAAGCTGGAAATGCTTGAACGCACCATTGAGCAGCTCACCGCCGCCGGCTATCGCTACATCGGCATGGATCACTTCGCCCTGCCCGATGACGAGCTGGCGATTGCTCAGGAAGAAGAAACCCTGCAACGTAACTTCCAGGGTTACACCACTCACGGCCATTGCGACCTGATCGGGTTGGGCGTTTCGGCCATCAGCCAGATCGGCGACCTGTACTGCCAGAACAGCAGCGATCTCAACGAATACCAGAACACCCTTGCCGCCGCGCAACTGGCGACCAGCCGTGGCCTGGTGTGCAACGCCGATGATCGCTTGCGGCGCGCGGTAATCCAGCAACTGATCTGCAACTTCAGCCTGGAATTCGCCGAGATCGAGCAGCAGTTCAACATCGATTTTCAGGGCTATTTCGGCGCGCTCTGGCCGCAGTTGCAAGGCATGGCCAACGATGGCCTGATTGAGCTGGATCGCGAGCGAATCGTCGTGTTGCCGGCGGGACGTCTGCTGGTGCGCTCGGTGTGCATGGTGTTCGATGCCTACCTGGAACAGCAGAACCGCCAGCGTTTTTCGCGGGTGATTTAG
- the ccoO gene encoding cytochrome-c oxidase, cbb3-type subunit II codes for MKHEAVEKNIGLLAFFMVIAVSVGGLTQIVPLFFQDVTNKPVEGMKPRSALELEGRDVYIANGCVGCHSQMIRPFRAETERYGHYSVAGESVWDHPFLWGSKRTGPDLARVGGRYSDDWQRAHLYNPRNVVPESKMPAYPFLVENKLDGKETAKKMEVLRTLGVPYTDEDIAGAQDAVKGKTEMDALVAYLQGLGTIIKSKR; via the coding sequence ATGAAGCATGAAGCTGTCGAGAAGAATATTGGCCTGCTGGCCTTCTTCATGGTCATCGCCGTCAGCGTTGGCGGCCTGACCCAAATCGTTCCGCTGTTTTTCCAGGACGTCACCAACAAACCGGTCGAAGGCATGAAGCCGCGTTCGGCGCTGGAACTGGAAGGCCGCGACGTTTATATCGCCAACGGCTGTGTCGGCTGCCACTCGCAGATGATCCGTCCGTTCCGTGCTGAAACCGAACGTTACGGCCACTACTCGGTCGCCGGTGAAAGCGTCTGGGATCACCCGTTCCTGTGGGGTTCCAAACGTACCGGTCCGGATCTGGCCCGTGTCGGCGGTCGTTACTCCGATGACTGGCAACGTGCGCACTTGTACAACCCGCGCAACGTGGTCCCTGAGTCGAAAATGCCGGCTTACCCGTTCCTCGTGGAAAACAAGCTCGACGGCAAAGAGACGGCCAAAAAAATGGAAGTCTTGCGCACGCTCGGCGTCCCTTACACCGACGAAGACATCGCCGGTGCACAGGATGCCGTGAAGGGCAAAACCGAAATGGACGCGCTGGTGGCCTACCTGCAAGGCCTGGGCACCATCATCAAAAGCAAACGGTGA
- a CDS encoding FixH family protein, translated as MPAANAASPWYKHLWPWIIIGILACSVTLTLSMVTIAVNNPDNLVNDNYYEAGKGINRSLDRELLAQNLKMRAAVHLDDVTGEVDLRLSGDSQPKTLELNLISPTQPEKDRKIVLTRSETETGRYIGQLGDKVEGRRFVELLGSQDDHVWRMFEEELVSHDKDLLLGDEPLQGAEDLKK; from the coding sequence ATGCCCGCAGCAAACGCCGCAAGTCCCTGGTACAAGCACCTTTGGCCATGGATCATCATCGGGATTCTGGCCTGTTCGGTGACCCTGACCCTGTCGATGGTGACCATCGCGGTGAACAACCCGGACAACCTCGTCAACGACAACTATTACGAGGCCGGCAAAGGCATCAACCGTTCGCTGGATCGTGAACTGTTGGCGCAGAATCTGAAGATGCGTGCGGCGGTGCATCTGGATGACGTGACCGGTGAGGTTGATCTGCGCTTGAGCGGTGACAGTCAGCCGAAGACTCTGGAACTGAATCTGATCTCACCGACTCAGCCGGAGAAAGATCGCAAGATTGTCCTGACTCGCAGCGAGACTGAAACCGGGCGTTATATTGGTCAATTGGGTGACAAGGTTGAGGGTCGTCGCTTTGTTGAATTGCTCGGCAGTCAGGATGACCATGTGTGGCGCATGTTCGAGGAAGAACTGGTCAGCCATGACAAGGATCTGCTACTCGGTGATGAACCGCTGCAAGGCGCGGAAGACCTGAAGAAGTAA
- a CDS encoding type II toxin-antitoxin system Phd/YefM family antitoxin → MAIKTISSREFNQDTSAAKKATHQGPVIITDRGRPAHVLLSIEEYQKLTGSQSSIVDLLVMPNTSDIEFEPERAVIPSRSVDLT, encoded by the coding sequence ATGGCCATCAAGACCATTTCCAGTCGCGAATTCAACCAGGACACCAGTGCTGCGAAAAAAGCCACGCATCAAGGCCCGGTTATCATTACCGACCGGGGCAGGCCCGCCCATGTACTGCTGAGCATTGAGGAGTACCAGAAACTGACCGGTAGCCAGTCCAGCATCGTCGATCTGCTGGTCATGCCGAATACGTCTGACATCGAATTCGAACCAGAGCGCGCCGTCATCCCCTCTCGTAGCGTGGACCTGACTTGA
- a CDS encoding metallophosphoesterase — MKGLFKFWRVCALVWVFGFIPSLVLAEQNPNHLIFASDPQYPWTDKTDSGEDESQSVKEERSRTLIERQFSDIASFRKNFSTSPEHIPIMINGDVTAYGHGWQRSWLRPVLNKYFGDHVFYGLGNHDYEKNDCFSESCAAGSITDFEEHHRDKVQNLDLTVTGTAVNRLYSGSLAYSRDVGDVHLVQLHNEPTYSVRISHFLNPTTFDIKNSLDWLEEDLKAARKKGQIIILNMHKPSRWQGSDEQVKRFTKIIEDYNVTAVFAGHLHTRAGRFWSADNFGSVPVYLSGAASQQTYLIASFSKDRKTLDISKVENNNWPSRRVVETIPVN; from the coding sequence ATGAAAGGCTTATTTAAGTTTTGGCGTGTTTGTGCGCTTGTGTGGGTGTTCGGTTTTATTCCGTCGCTGGTGCTGGCTGAGCAAAATCCAAACCATTTGATATTTGCGTCCGACCCACAATATCCATGGACTGACAAAACGGACAGTGGTGAGGATGAGTCCCAGTCGGTAAAAGAAGAGCGCTCCCGCACGTTGATCGAGCGCCAGTTTTCCGATATTGCAAGTTTTCGGAAAAATTTCAGCACCTCTCCGGAACATATTCCGATCATGATCAATGGGGATGTAACGGCCTATGGTCATGGTTGGCAGCGTAGTTGGTTAAGGCCGGTGCTGAATAAATACTTTGGTGATCACGTGTTCTACGGTCTGGGTAACCATGATTACGAGAAGAATGACTGTTTTTCCGAAAGTTGTGCTGCCGGTAGTATTACCGACTTTGAAGAACATCATCGTGACAAGGTCCAGAATCTGGATCTGACAGTCACTGGCACTGCGGTTAACAGACTGTATTCTGGCAGTCTGGCTTATTCCAGGGATGTTGGAGATGTGCACCTTGTCCAGTTGCACAACGAGCCGACGTATTCAGTACGGATTTCACATTTCTTGAATCCGACGACGTTCGACATCAAGAACTCCCTGGACTGGCTGGAAGAGGACTTGAAGGCAGCTCGGAAGAAAGGTCAAATCATTATCCTCAATATGCACAAACCTTCCCGCTGGCAGGGCAGTGATGAGCAGGTCAAGCGATTCACAAAAATCATTGAGGATTACAATGTTACTGCGGTGTTTGCAGGCCATTTACATACAAGGGCCGGACGCTTTTGGTCGGCCGATAATTTCGGCAGCGTGCCAGTTTATCTGAGCGGTGCCGCTTCTCAGCAAACTTACCTGATTGCCAGTTTTTCCAAAGACAGGAAGACTCTGGACATCAGCAAGGTTGAGAATAATAACTGGCCGAGTCGGCGAGTGGTGGAGACGATTCCCGTCAATTAA
- the ccoS gene encoding cbb3-type cytochrome oxidase assembly protein CcoS: MPALYVMIPAALLIVAIAVYIFFWAVDSGQYDDLDGPAHSILFDDQDPNHTAAVDEANSNKPDDKAPPHA, from the coding sequence ATGCCAGCTCTCTACGTGATGATCCCGGCCGCCCTGCTGATCGTGGCCATCGCCGTGTACATCTTTTTCTGGGCGGTGGACAGCGGTCAGTACGACGACCTCGACGGCCCGGCGCACAGCATCCTCTTCGATGATCAGGATCCGAACCACACCGCTGCCGTGGACGAAGCCAATTCCAACAAACCGGACGACAAGGCCCCACCCCATGCTTGA
- the ccoP gene encoding cytochrome-c oxidase, cbb3-type subunit III translates to MTTFWSLYVTVLSLGTIFALTWLLLSTRKGQRSEQTDETVGHSFDGIEEYDNPLPKWWFMLFVGTIVFALGYLVLYPGLGNWKGLLPGYNYLDNDKQTAFANGQTGWTGVHEWEKEMARSDAKFGPIFAKFAAMPIEEVAKDPQALKMGGRLFASNCSVCHGSDAKGAYGFPNLTDADWRWGGEPETIKTTIMGGRHAVMPAWAEVIGEQGVADVAAFVVTKLDGRKLPEDTKADPENGGKLFAANCVACHGPEGKGTPAMGAPNLTHPGAFIYGSSFAQLQQTIRYGRQGQMPAQEQLQGNDKVHLLAAYVYSLSHGEKAPEANAE, encoded by the coding sequence ATGACTACATTCTGGAGTCTGTACGTCACAGTCCTCAGTCTCGGTACGATCTTCGCCCTGACCTGGCTGCTGCTGTCGACCCGCAAGGGCCAGCGCAGCGAACAGACGGACGAGACGGTCGGGCACTCCTTCGACGGGATCGAGGAGTACGACAACCCATTGCCGAAATGGTGGTTCATGCTGTTTGTCGGCACCATCGTTTTCGCCTTGGGCTACCTGGTGCTGTACCCGGGCCTGGGCAACTGGAAAGGCCTGCTGCCAGGCTACAACTACCTCGATAACGACAAGCAGACCGCGTTCGCCAACGGCCAGACCGGCTGGACCGGCGTGCACGAGTGGGAAAAGGAAATGGCCCGCTCGGACGCCAAGTTCGGTCCGATCTTCGCCAAGTTCGCCGCCATGCCGATCGAAGAAGTGGCCAAGGATCCGCAAGCACTGAAAATGGGTGGCCGTCTGTTCGCCTCCAACTGCTCGGTGTGCCACGGTTCCGACGCCAAGGGCGCCTACGGTTTCCCTAACCTGACCGACGCCGACTGGCGCTGGGGCGGCGAGCCGGAAACCATCAAGACCACCATCATGGGCGGTCGTCACGCGGTGATGCCGGCCTGGGCTGAAGTCATTGGCGAGCAAGGCGTTGCCGATGTCGCGGCCTTCGTCGTAACCAAACTCGATGGCCGCAAACTGCCGGAAGACACCAAGGCTGACCCGGAAAACGGCGGCAAACTGTTCGCCGCCAACTGCGTGGCCTGCCACGGTCCGGAAGGCAAAGGCACTCCCGCCATGGGCGCGCCGAATTTGACCCACCCGGGCGCGTTCATCTACGGTTCGAGCTTTGCGCAACTGCAGCAGACCATCCGTTACGGCCGTCAGGGCCAGATGCCTGCGCAGGAACAACTGCAAGGCAACGACAAGGTGCACCTGCTGGCGGCGTATGTTTACAGCCTGTCCCACGGTGAAAAAGCACCGGAAGCGAACGCCGAGTAA
- the ccoG gene encoding cytochrome c oxidase accessory protein CcoG, with protein sequence MSNQIPVHDVTPPSKNANNSVDLYASREKIYTRAFTGLFRNLRMMGGAALFLLYFGTVWLNWGGHQAVWWNLPERKFFIFGATFWPQDFILLSGLLIIAAFGLFFITVYAGRVWCGYTCPQSVWTWIFMWCEKVTEGDRNQRIKLDKAPMSANKFLRKAAKHVMWLLIGFVTGMTFVGYFSPIRELVFEFFTGQADGWSYFWVGFFTLATYGNAGWLREQVCIYMCPYARFQSVMFDKDTLIVSYDPRRGESRGPRKKGIDYKAQGLGDCIDCTMCVQVCPTGIDIRDGLQIECIGCAACIDACDSIMDKMDYPRGLISYTTEHNLSGQKTNKLRPRLIGYAVVLLAMISLLVTAFFMRSLVGFDVSKDRVLYRENAEGRIENVYSLKIMNKDQRDHTYVLEAAGLPDLRLQGKREIKVAAGDIVSMPVELSSAPEQLPSSTNEVKFLLKDADDDSVHVEAKSRFIGPQIR encoded by the coding sequence ATGAGCAACCAGATTCCGGTACACGACGTCACACCACCGAGCAAAAACGCGAACAACAGCGTTGACCTTTACGCCTCTCGAGAAAAAATCTACACCCGCGCGTTCACCGGCCTGTTCCGCAATTTGCGGATGATGGGCGGCGCCGCATTGTTCCTCCTGTATTTCGGCACGGTGTGGCTGAACTGGGGCGGTCATCAGGCCGTGTGGTGGAATTTGCCGGAGCGCAAGTTCTTCATTTTCGGCGCCACCTTCTGGCCGCAGGACTTCATTCTGCTCTCGGGCCTGTTGATCATTGCCGCGTTCGGCCTGTTCTTCATCACGGTCTATGCCGGGCGCGTCTGGTGCGGTTACACCTGTCCGCAAAGCGTGTGGACGTGGATATTCATGTGGTGCGAGAAGGTCACCGAAGGCGACCGCAATCAGCGCATCAAGCTCGACAAGGCGCCGATGAGCGCCAACAAGTTCCTGCGCAAAGCCGCCAAACACGTGATGTGGCTGTTGATCGGTTTCGTCACTGGCATGACCTTCGTCGGCTACTTCTCGCCGATCCGTGAACTGGTCTTCGAATTCTTCACCGGCCAGGCCGATGGCTGGTCGTACTTCTGGGTCGGTTTCTTCACCCTTGCCACCTACGGCAACGCCGGCTGGCTGCGCGAGCAGGTGTGCATCTACATGTGTCCGTATGCGCGCTTCCAGAGCGTGATGTTCGACAAGGACACGCTGATTGTTTCCTACGACCCGCGTCGCGGTGAAAGCCGTGGCCCGCGCAAGAAAGGTATTGATTACAAGGCCCAAGGCCTGGGCGATTGCATCGATTGCACGATGTGCGTGCAAGTCTGCCCGACCGGCATCGACATCCGCGACGGCCTGCAGATCGAGTGCATCGGCTGCGCCGCGTGCATCGATGCCTGCGACAGCATCATGGACAAGATGGATTACCCGCGCGGGCTGATCAGCTACACCACCGAGCACAACCTGTCCGGGCAGAAAACCAATAAACTGCGACCACGCCTGATCGGTTATGCCGTGGTGCTGCTGGCGATGATCAGCCTGCTGGTGACCGCGTTCTTCATGCGCTCGCTGGTCGGTTTCGACGTCAGCAAGGACCGCGTGTTGTACCGCGAGAACGCCGAAGGCCGGATCGAAAACGTCTACAGCCTGAAGATCATGAACAAGGACCAGCGCGACCACACCTACGTGCTGGAAGCCGCCGGCCTGCCCGACCTGCGCCTGCAAGGCAAGCGCGAGATCAAAGTCGCGGCCGGCGACATCGTCAGCATGCCGGTCGAGTTGTCGAGCGCACCGGAACAACTGCCGTCGAGCACCAACGAGGTGAAATTCCTCCTCAAGGATGCCGATGACGACAGCGTCCACGTTGAAGCCAAGAGCCGATTCATCGGCCCACAAATCCGTTGA
- a CDS encoding type II toxin-antitoxin system VapC family toxin has protein sequence MFLLDTNVVSELRKPQADKQVVTWANSVVPASLYLSAITVLELETGILRIERRDPPQGRTLRNWLECHVKPAFSGRILAVDTAVATRCAQLHVPDRSNECDALIAATALVHGLTLVTRNIADFQLSGVHLINPWVAANN, from the coding sequence ATGTTTCTACTTGATACAAATGTGGTGTCCGAACTGCGAAAACCCCAGGCCGACAAGCAGGTGGTGACCTGGGCAAACAGCGTCGTCCCAGCCAGCCTGTATCTATCGGCCATCACCGTGCTGGAGCTGGAAACCGGCATTCTGCGTATTGAACGCCGCGACCCGCCACAAGGAAGGACGCTGCGTAACTGGCTCGAATGTCACGTCAAGCCAGCCTTCAGCGGAAGAATCCTGGCGGTCGATACCGCCGTCGCCACCCGATGCGCACAGTTGCATGTGCCTGACCGCAGCAATGAGTGCGACGCTTTGATCGCGGCTACCGCACTGGTACACGGGCTGACTTTGGTCACTCGTAATATTGCGGACTTTCAACTCAGCGGCGTTCATCTGATCAACCCATGGGTCGCTGCCAATAACTGA
- a CDS encoding CcoQ/FixQ family Cbb3-type cytochrome c oxidase assembly chaperone: MDIGMIRGLGTVVVMVAFIGLALWVFSPKRKSEFEDATLLPFADDPEAIKHVEQASRSNKE; the protein is encoded by the coding sequence ATGGATATCGGGATGATTCGTGGCCTGGGCACCGTTGTCGTGATGGTGGCCTTCATCGGTCTGGCGTTGTGGGTGTTCAGCCCCAAGCGCAAGTCGGAGTTTGAAGACGCGACCTTGTTGCCTTTTGCGGATGATCCCGAAGCCATCAAGCACGTCGAGCAAGCTTCTAGGAGTAACAAAGAATGA
- a CDS encoding heavy metal translocating P-type ATPase, with protein MTSPLPCYHCALPVPSGSRFTAVVLGESREFCCPGCQAVAEAIVAGGLESYYQHRSEASANPEALPVQLVDELALYDRADVQQPFVRHEGDLAETTLLMEGISCAACGWLIEKHLRTLPAVAEARLNLSNHRLHVRWADAQLPLSQILAELRHIGYAAHPYQADRASEQLASENRLALRQLGVAGLLWFQAMMATMATWPEFNIDLSPELHTILRWVALFLTTPIVFYSCAPFFKGAMRDLRTRHLTMDVSVSLAIGSAYIAGIWTSITGVGELYFDAVGMFALFLLAGRYLERRARERTAAATAQLVNLLPASCLRLDNNGQSERILLSELRLGERILVQAGSILPADGKIIDGQSSIDESLLTGEYLPQPRVPGDAVTAGTLNVEGALTVEVQALGQDTRLSAIVRLLDRAQAEKPRLAEIADRAAQWFLLLSLIAAAAIGLLWWELDSSRAFWIVLAMLVATCPCALSLATPTALTAATGTLHKLGLLLTRGHVLEGLNQIDTVIFDKTGTLTEGRLVLRSIRPLGAHDSDQCLGLAAALENRSEHPIARAFGRAPLAAEEVHSTPGLGLEGLVGGQRLRIGQAEFVCALSGTATPSMPDEAGQWLLLGDTQGPLAWFVLDDRLRDDAPALLAACKARGWRTLLLSGDSSPMVASVAAELDIDEARGGLRPDDKLQVLQQLHKEGRKVLMLGDGVNDVPVLAAADISVAMGSATDLAKTSADAVLLSNRLDALVQAFTLARRTRRVIIENLLWAALYNGLMLPFAALGWITPVWAAVGMSISSLTVVLNALRLTRLPSSSPVSTRSETRPLPA; from the coding sequence ATGACCAGCCCACTGCCCTGCTACCACTGCGCCCTGCCCGTTCCGTCTGGCAGCCGCTTCACCGCTGTCGTGCTCGGGGAGTCCCGCGAGTTCTGCTGCCCGGGCTGTCAGGCCGTGGCCGAAGCCATCGTCGCCGGAGGCCTGGAAAGCTATTACCAACACCGCAGCGAAGCCTCGGCCAACCCCGAAGCATTGCCGGTGCAATTGGTCGATGAACTGGCCCTGTACGACCGCGCCGATGTGCAGCAACCCTTCGTTCGCCATGAAGGCGATCTGGCCGAAACCACGCTGTTGATGGAAGGCATCAGTTGCGCCGCGTGTGGCTGGCTGATCGAAAAACACCTGCGCACGCTGCCCGCGGTGGCCGAAGCACGGCTGAACCTGTCCAACCATCGCTTGCATGTGCGCTGGGCCGACGCGCAATTGCCGCTCAGCCAGATCCTCGCCGAACTGCGCCACATCGGTTACGCCGCCCACCCGTATCAGGCCGACCGCGCCAGCGAACAACTGGCCAGCGAAAACCGCCTCGCTCTGCGTCAACTCGGCGTGGCTGGACTGCTGTGGTTCCAGGCGATGATGGCGACCATGGCCACCTGGCCGGAATTCAACATCGACCTCAGCCCCGAGCTGCACACGATCCTGCGCTGGGTCGCGCTGTTCCTGACCACACCGATCGTGTTCTACAGCTGCGCGCCTTTCTTCAAAGGGGCGATGCGCGATCTGCGCACGCGCCACCTGACCATGGATGTCTCGGTGTCGCTGGCAATCGGCAGTGCCTACATTGCCGGGATCTGGACCTCGATCACCGGCGTCGGCGAGTTGTATTTCGATGCGGTGGGGATGTTTGCGCTGTTCCTGCTCGCCGGCCGCTATCTCGAACGCCGTGCCCGCGAGCGCACCGCCGCCGCGACGGCGCAACTTGTGAATCTATTGCCGGCCTCGTGTCTGCGGCTGGACAACAACGGCCAGAGCGAGCGCATCCTGCTCAGCGAACTGCGTCTCGGCGAGCGGATTCTGGTGCAGGCCGGCTCGATTCTGCCAGCGGACGGCAAGATCATCGACGGCCAATCGAGCATCGACGAATCGCTGCTCACCGGCGAATACCTGCCGCAACCGCGCGTACCGGGCGATGCGGTCACCGCCGGCACACTCAACGTCGAAGGCGCGTTGACCGTGGAGGTGCAGGCGCTGGGACAGGACACGCGCCTGTCGGCCATCGTCCGTCTGCTCGATCGCGCCCAGGCGGAAAAACCGCGACTGGCGGAAATCGCCGACCGTGCCGCGCAATGGTTTTTGCTGCTATCGCTGATCGCCGCAGCGGCCATCGGCCTGCTCTGGTGGGAACTGGATTCGTCGCGGGCGTTCTGGATTGTCCTGGCCATGCTGGTTGCTACTTGCCCGTGCGCGCTGTCGCTGGCAACGCCGACCGCGCTCACCGCCGCCACCGGCACCCTGCACAAACTCGGTTTGCTGTTGACGCGCGGGCATGTGCTGGAAGGCTTGAATCAGATTGACACGGTGATCTTCGACAAGACCGGCACCCTCACCGAGGGCCGACTGGTGCTGCGCTCGATTCGCCCACTCGGTGCGCACGACAGCGATCAATGCCTGGGCCTTGCAGCCGCGCTGGAGAACCGATCGGAGCATCCGATTGCTCGCGCGTTCGGCCGTGCGCCGCTGGCCGCTGAAGAAGTCCACAGCACGCCGGGGCTTGGCCTCGAAGGCTTGGTGGGCGGACAGCGTTTGCGCATCGGTCAGGCAGAATTTGTTTGCGCCCTCAGCGGCACTGCAACACCGTCAATGCCGGACGAGGCGGGCCAATGGTTGCTGCTCGGCGACACTCAAGGGCCACTGGCATGGTTCGTCCTCGACGATCGCTTGCGTGATGACGCCCCCGCCCTGCTCGCTGCGTGCAAGGCCCGTGGCTGGCGTACGCTGTTGTTGTCCGGAGACAGCTCGCCGATGGTCGCCAGTGTGGCGGCGGAACTGGACATCGATGAGGCTCGCGGCGGTCTGCGCCCGGACGACAAACTTCAAGTCCTGCAACAGTTGCACAAGGAAGGTCGCAAGGTGCTGATGCTCGGCGACGGCGTCAACGATGTGCCGGTGCTCGCGGCGGCCGACATCAGTGTCGCCATGGGTTCGGCCACCGATCTGGCGAAAACCAGCGCCGACGCCGTGCTGCTGTCCAACCGCCTCGACGCCTTGGTCCAAGCCTTCACCTTGGCGCGGCGCACCCGCCGGGTAATCATCGAGAACCTGCTGTGGGCGGCGCTGTACAATGGCCTCATGTTGCCGTTCGCCGCCCTCGGCTGGATCACTCCGGTGTGGGCCGCCGTCGGCATGTCGATCAGTTCGTTGACCGTGGTGCTCAACGCGCTGCGCCTGACTCGCCTGCCGAGTTCGTCGCCCGTCAGCACCCGGTCAGAAACCCGCCCGCTGCCGGCCTGA
- a CDS encoding sulfite exporter TauE/SafE family protein — MLELAPLLVSALILGLLGGGHCLGMCGGLMGALTLAIPKEQRSRRFRLLLAYNLGRILSYATAGLLIGLAGWAVANSPAALFMRVLAGLLLIAMGLYLAGWWSGLTRIESLGRGLWRYIQPVANRLLPVSSLPRALLLGALWGWLPCGLVYSTLLWSASQGNALDSALLMLAFGLGTWPVLLATGLAAERVTAILRKRSVRMAGGLLVILFGIWTLPGPHQHWLMGH, encoded by the coding sequence ATGCTTGAACTGGCGCCGCTGTTGGTGTCTGCACTGATTCTTGGTTTGCTCGGTGGCGGGCATTGTCTGGGCATGTGCGGCGGTTTGATGGGCGCGCTGACCCTGGCGATTCCCAAGGAACAGCGCAGCCGGCGCTTTCGTTTGCTGCTGGCGTACAACCTTGGACGAATCCTCAGTTATGCCACCGCAGGATTGCTGATCGGCCTGGCGGGCTGGGCGGTGGCCAACAGTCCTGCCGCGTTGTTCATGCGTGTATTGGCCGGATTGTTACTGATCGCCATGGGTTTGTATCTGGCCGGTTGGTGGAGCGGACTGACGCGCATTGAAAGTCTCGGACGCGGTTTGTGGCGCTACATTCAGCCAGTGGCCAACCGCTTGTTGCCGGTGTCGAGTCTGCCCCGCGCGCTGCTGCTTGGCGCGCTGTGGGGCTGGCTGCCGTGCGGACTGGTTTACAGCACGTTGTTGTGGTCGGCGAGTCAGGGCAATGCGCTGGACAGTGCATTGTTGATGCTTGCGTTTGGCCTCGGCACCTGGCCGGTATTGCTCGCCACGGGGCTTGCGGCAGAACGCGTCACCGCCATTTTGCGCAAACGCAGTGTGCGCATGGCCGGTGGTTTGCTGGTGATCCTCTTTGGTATCTGGACATTACCCGGCCCACATCAGCATTGGCTGATGGGCCATTAA